In Cryptomeria japonica chromosome 10, Sugi_1.0, whole genome shotgun sequence, a genomic segment contains:
- the LOC131054228 gene encoding trans-cinnamate:CoA ligase, peroxisomal translates to MESLAKCEANYVALTPLSFLERAAVVYAERTSVIYGDVRFTWAQTMDRCRRVASALVNSLQVQRGDVVSILAPNVPALYESHFAVPMAGAVLNTINTRLNASNVATILCHSQAKVLLVDHELLGLANEALASMAGAHLPRVVVIHDDPFAKGMITYEDLVRGGDPCFEFLRPSDEWDSIALNYTSGTTSAPKGVVYSHRGAYLSSLSMLLLWEMGTEAVYLWTLPMFHCNGWTFTWAVAARGGTNVCIRSTSAGEIYSSIAQHRVTHLCCAPIVFNILLNAKPEEKRPVVTRVDVLTGGAPPPDAVVAKMEAIGFRVTHAYGLTEATGPALACEWKTEWDGLTVKERGALKRRQGVGVLSLADFDVKDPENMRSVARDGATMGEIMIRGSSLMKGYLRDERGTAEAFAGGWFHTGDVGVAYPDGYVEIKDRSKDVIISGGENISSVEVESVLYSHPDVTEAAVVAMPHPHWGETPCAFVLARGAITEEDVIRFCRDKLPHYMVPKAVVFMELPKTSTGKIQKFLLRDMAKKLASGVAPSKTARKKPAAKPKQQNRSVSVYNDQQEQHYVVARSRL, encoded by the coding sequence ATGGAGAGCTTAGCGAAATGTGAGGCGAATTATGTGGCTTTGACGCCTCTGAGTTTTCTGGAAAGAGCAGCCGTGGTGTATGCAGAGCGTACGTCTGTAATCTATGGCGACGTGAGATTTACGTGGGCACAGACTATGGATCGATGCCGAAGGGTCGCTTCTGCACTCGTGAATTCTCTGCAAGTACAAAGAGGCGATGTGGTGTCCATTCTGGCACCCAATGTGCCTGCTCTGTACGAATCCCATTTTGCAGTTCCCATGGCCGGAGCCGTGCTGAACACCATTAACACCCGACTGAATGCTTCCAATGTGGCCACAATTCTCTGTCATTCCCAAGCCAAAGTCCTGCTCGTGGATCACGAGCTCCTGGGGCTAGCAAACGAGGCACTGGCGTCCATGGCGGGTGCCCATTTGCCTCGTGTGGTCGTCATACACGACGATCCCTTTGCAAAAGGGATGATCACATACGAGGATTTGGTCCGTGGTGGAGACCCGTGCTTTGAATTCCTGAGGCCCTCTGATGAGTGGGACTCAATTGCTCTGAATTACACCTCGGGAACCACTTCGGCTCCCAAAGGAGTTGTGTATAGTCATAGAGGAGCTTATTTGAGCAGTCTCTCGATGCTTTTGCTTTGGGAAATGGGAACTGAGGCTGTTTATCTATGGACTCTTCCTATGTTCCACTGCAACGGGTGGACGTTCACTTGGGCCGTGGCGGCCCGAGGGGGAACAAATGTCTGCATTCGGAGCACCTCTGCGGGGGAAATTTACTCCTCCATTGCCCAACACCGAGTAACGCATCTCTGTTGTGCGCCCATTGTGTTCAACATTCTGTTGAACGCCAAACCCGAGGAGAAACGCCCGGTTGTTACCCGGGTGGACGTTCTGACCGGCGGTGCGCCTCCTCCGGACGCCGTGGTTGCTAAGATGGAGGCAATTGGGTTCCGTGTGACGCACGCCTACGGGCTCACGGAGGCCACGGGTCCTGCTCTGGCTTGTGAATGGAAAACCGAGTGGGACGGTCTGACAGTGAAGGAGCGCGGAGCTCTGAAACGGAGGCAGGGTGTGGGAGTGCTTAGTTTGGCGGATTTCGATGTGAAGGACCCGGAGAACATGCGGAGCGTGGCTCGTGATGGGGCAACGATGGGGGAGATTATGATTCGGGGGAGTAGTCTTATGAAGGGGTATCTAAGGGATGAGCGTGGAACGGCTGAGGCTTTTGCTGGTGGGTGGTTTCATACAGGGGATGTTGGGGTTGCTTATCCTGATGGGTATGTGGAAATTAAGGACCGGTCGAAGGATGTTATTATATCTGGTGGGGAGAATATCAGTAGCGTGGAGGTTGAGTCTGTGCTTTACTCGCATCCTGATGTCACTGAAGCTGCCGTTGTGGCCATGCCGCATCCTCACTGGGGAGAGACCCCCTGCGCTTTTGTTCTGGCCAGGGGGGCTATCACAGAAGAGGATGTTATTCGCTTCTGCAGAGATAAGCTTCCTCATTATATGGTCCCCAAGGCTGTTGTTTTCATGGAGCTGCCCAAGACCTCCACTGGGAAAATTCAGAAGTTTCTTCTCAGAGACATGGCCAAGAAGTTGGCCTCCGGCGTTGCCCCTTCTAAGACAGCCCGCAAGAAGCCTGCAGCAAAACCCAAACAGCAAAATCGATCTGTTTCAGTCTATAATGATCAGCAGGAGCAGCACTATGTTGTTGCTCGATCTAGGCTATAA